Proteins encoded in a region of the Zea mays cultivar B73 chromosome 2, Zm-B73-REFERENCE-NAM-5.0, whole genome shotgun sequence genome:
- the LOC111590849 gene encoding uncharacterized protein codes for MIAATTSSFASPIVVDPSSDLLNSSCDFKKRALALRTIGSHFSRTSIRTCSSFSRLFGKRIAFQQQVPYPVRSSSANGKNNYNPRKTDLHPRRFQIIFIKRKLYPDSSYNYHIKAGVL; via the exons ATGATTGCTGCAACAACCTCTTCCTTTGCATCACCAATTGTAGTTGACCCATCATCTGACCTTCTCAATTCTTCTTGTGATTTCAAAAAGCGAGCATTAGCTTTAAGGACCATTGGAAGTCACTTTTCTAGGACAAGCATTAGAACCTGCTCCAGCTTCTCGAGACTTTTTGGGAAGAGGATTG CTTTTCAGCAGCAGGTACCCTATCCTGTTCGTAGCAGCAGCGCTAATGGAAAGAACAACTATAATCCTAGGAAAACAGACCTGCATCCAAGAAGATTCCAAATTATATTCATAAAACGCAAGCTATATCCTGACAGTAGTTATAACTATCATATTAAAGCAGGTGTTCTGTAA